In Fibrobacter sp. UWP2, the sequence GAAGATCGTGTAACCGCGCACGAGCCCGCCTTCAAAGATCCGCACAATGTAATTGCCGTTCTTGAGTCCCGAAATATCCAGGTCAAAGTGGTTCATGCCCGCGACAAGCACCTGCGAGACCTTGAGACGACCGTCCATCGAGTAAATTTTTGCCGTCATGGCATGGCCGAGTGTGGCACCCGACTCGATTTGGAGCGTTTCACGACCGACACGCACACGAAGGTTCTGTTTTACCGCGGAGGCAATCTTGATTCCCGCCGGGGGGTCCTCCGGCTTGGGCTTGTTGCGAAGCAGGCGCACGCTGTAGATGCCGCCTACCATCCCGGAACTTGCCTCAAACGAGATGCGCACAATCTTCTTGCCCTTCACCATCTTGTCGGGAATCGGGTAAGTCACATTCACAAACTCGTCCTTTTTCCAGCGGTTGGAGATGGTCTCGGTCGTAAGCTTTTCGCCATCGATGTTGATGTCGAACACGCGAGTGCAGCCCTCGTTGCCCCAGTAGCGCACCATGAGGCTCAGGGAATCTTCGCTGTTGGTCTCGAACTCATAGCTGATGAGGCCGCCGTTACCGCCGGAGCACTGGCCCGCGTCGCGGTAGAACTCACCCTGGTGTGTGCCCGAGGTGGAGTTTTCGGTCTTCATCTTGTGGTCCACTTCGGGTTGCTGTTCGCCGGGGGCCACCTTGTCGACGGTTTTCTCGTCGAGGGCGAGCGCCTCCTTTTGCTCCTTTTCGAGGCGGTCCAAAATGCTCGGGTCGGTAAGCACCATCCAGTACATCATGTAGCGGGCGTCATGCACCTCGTAGAACGGTTGCAGCAGCAGGTTAGCGTCCTTTTGCTGAGCAAAGAGGTAAGGCGCCTTAAAATGCAGGGGTTCGCCCTTCACAGGTTCGATTTTCGATGGAATGTCCTTCTTTGCGCTGGCGAGCATGGGCGCCTGGTCCAGCGATTCAAGCGCTCCAGAGGCAATGTGGCTCCAGCGTCCGTCGTCGGCGACAAGGCCGTTCAGGTTCGCTGTGCCCGTCTTTGCCGAGAGCACAATCGGGCCGTACAAAAGCGCCACGTAATCCGACACACCGGGGAGATCCTCAGTGTGGATGTACATCGGGTAGAGAACCTCCACCACATCGCCCGTTTTCCAGGACTTGCCTGCAGAAACGTAGCTCGAAGGCGTCGAAGTCTTCACGATGGTATCGCCGTTCACAACAACCTTGAATTCTCCTTCCTTAACCCAGTACGGGTGGCGGATCTGCATGTCGAAACTGCCGCTCCCAGTAATGGTGAACTTGGAACTCTCGCCCTTGGGGAACGCCGTTTCCTGCTTGATCTTGACGCCCTTGTCTTTCCAGTTCAGCACAGAGGCTGCAAAGAGGTTCACGTAAAGAGCATCCTTGTCCTTGGTATAAATGAACTGGTTGTACTTTGCCGGGTTCTCCATGCCCGAGCCAACGCAGCACCACATGCCCGCATTGACCTTGGAATACACGCGGTAGTGGCGCGGACGCGCCGGTGTAAAGTACACGTAACCGCCATGCGTCGGGTGGATGGTAGAGAGGATGTGGTTGAAAAGGGCTCGTTCATAAAAATCGGAATAATGCGCATCGTGCTTGATGTTGAACAGGCGCTCGGTGAGCTTGAGCATGTTGTAAGTATTGCACGATTCCGGTCCCTCGCGCTCTTCCACATACTTTTTGTGGTTGTTGAGAGCCGGGAAGTGCTCCGAGATGCTGTTGCCGCCAATGGCGATGCTGCGCTTGTTCACGACTGTCTGCCAAAAGAAGTCAGAGCCCTTCAAGAATGTTTGATCGCCCGAGAGTTCCGCAATGCGGGCGAACCCCACCACCTTGGGCACCTGCGTGTTCGCATGGACGTTCGTCAAGTTGTCGTTGCCCTGTGCCATCGGGTTCAGCAGCCACTGGTGCGACCACTTTTTGGCGGCGGCCAGGTACTTCTCGTTGTTCGTGAGCTTGTAGGCGTCGGCATAGACTTCGGGCATGCCGCCGTGCTCGGTACCGAGCATCTGCTGCATCTTGGAATCGTTCAAGCCGTTCGTGATGGTAATGCCCCAGTCGCAAAGCTTAAGGAACATCGTCTTGGCACTTTCGTAGCCCGCGTAAACATAGGCGTCGCGCAAGCCCGCATAGAGCTTGTGAATGTTGTACCAGGGCACCCAATAACCGTTTTGAGCGCCCGCATCGCCGTTCTTCATCTTGAGCCACATCTGCTTGCCGTTGGGCACGCCGCTGATATAGCCCACAAAGTTCGCATCCTTGGAGTTCTGGTCCTGGATGGTCTTGAGTTCGTTCAAGATATATTCCAGACGTTCCTTGACCTGAATATCGTCGTTGTCGGCGTAGTGCATGGCAAGCGCACTCAGGTAGTGCCCCAGCACATGACCGTCAAGCCCAGCCCAGTTCGGGAACTTGGACGCCTTCGGGCGCATCCCCGCCTCTTCGTAAAAAGGCGCCAGCAGGCGGTCAACGTCGTAGCTGAGGAGTGTTTCGACATTCAAGTCCTGCCGCTCCTTTAGCACACCGTCCAGCAGTTGCACATCCGACAAGGCGAACATGTCGGGGTAAAGCAAATCTTGTGAAAAACCGAGGCTACATGAAAGCCCCATTAAGGCGATCGCTGCGCGAACGCTTTTGCCAAACCATCCCAACTTCATATTTTTTTCCTTTTTGGTTGAAGTTTCTTTAAAACTACATTTTTTATCATGTATAGTACAATTCATAGTAAACTTTTACACAAACCAGTTCCCAACAATAACAAAATAAATACGAAAACGGGCCCTTTTAAGGACCCGTTCCATTTAGCTTTGTTAAAACCGCAAAGGCGTTTTTGGGAATTTTAGAACTGTTCAAAGAACTTGTGGACTTCTTCGGGGACCCAGGTTTGTTCCCAGTTCCAGCCGACGCCCATGTTGCCAGTGTCGTGCGCGGTCCATTGGTGGTCACCCGGCCAGGTGCACCACTTGACGGGGAAGCGTTCGTCTACGTTCTTGAAGTCGTAGCACACGTGCCCTGTATTGCCGCTGATTTCTTGCGGCTTTTCGCTGCTCGCGTCTGTGAAGTCGCCGTTCGCGTCGGCCTTGCCGTTACGCTTGAGGATGCGCGGAAGGGCGCTGTTCTTTGCACGGTCGTAATTGCAACGGCCATCGTTTACGCCATGTACGTTCATCCAGGCGATGGGCAGGTCCTTCATGTTGCTGCCTTCGGGCAGCCAGATGTTGTAGTCGGCCACGGCGTAGGTGGCTGCTGCGCGGACTCGGCTCTGCATGTCCTGCATCAGCGAGTAGCTGAACATGGCGCCGAAGCTGAAGCCTGTAATGAACACGCGGCTCGTGTCGATGCAGTAGTTCTCCTCGAGGGTGGTGAGCGTCTGCGCGAAGAAGTCGTGGTCGGGCTGGCCCTTGTTCCATAGGCCGCCAACCGCATCGAGAGAGACAAAGATGTAGTCGCCGTTCTTGTCGAGCACCTGTTGGCCGTAGTAAGGCGTGGGATGGTCATAGTCGGGATTGTGGTGCACAAAGTCTTCGCCGTTACTGCCGTAGCAGTGCAGCGCAAAGAGCACCTTGTGCGGCTTCTTGTTGTCGTAGTTCTTGGGCAGGGTAACAAAGTAGGTGCGGTTGTCGCTGCCTACCCGGATCTGGAACTGGTCGCCGTTCTCGACGCTCTTGACCTTTTGCAGCTTGGAATTGGAGCCGCAGCCCTTACTCGGGGTCGGATCATTTTTGAGCGCGTAGCCGAACTTGAATTCCGGAGCCTTCGCCTTGAGCTTCACATTGAGAGTCGTGTCAAGCGTGCCGAGCGACACAGTGAGGGTATCGAATCCATCTGCAACAAACTGGATTGCCTCGTCCTGGGCGGCTTCCTTCATGAGCGAGCCGTTTGCAGAACCGGTGGCGGAACTGAAGTTGCCTTCGCTCGTGAACTTGAAACTCTGCCTTGCACTGCCGACGCCCACGTTTGCAAAGTAGGTGCCACATGCCTTGACGGCACGGCCCAAGTCGTACGTGCCGGAGCCCAGCAAGGTTTTGCTAAAGACCTGGTGACCAAGCGTGTTGAAAATTTTCACCTGGACCGGTTGCGTACCGCTCTGCGAGTACGAAAGCACTCCGTTACTCACACCGATGTAGCCAACAGCATTCCCGGCCGCACGAATCGACATTTCTTCTTCGGAAATAGTGAATTTGCCCTGGTCGTCGGTCGTCGTTGTTTTGCCCTCTTTGAGAAGGCTCACCGAGGCGCCCTTGATAGCCACGCCCTGTTCGTCGGAAACGGTTCCCGACACGCTGTATGCAAACGAAAAACCGCAAAATGCCAAAAGGCACAATACGGTCAAAAGATGGGGTGCTTTGCTGAACATTGGTCCTCCTAATTAAGCCGCTTTACCGCGTACCTCACATAAGTTAATTTAAGCCGGAAACCGCCTAAAATAACAAGACAAACCACCATATTCATGGATGATTTGTCTATGTTTGAGTTAAGAGAACTTTACGATTTTTTGAAGGTCTACTTCAGAATAACATTCTTGACGTCCACCATGCCATTCTGCTCCACCCTCACCACATAGCGACCGCTGGCAAGGCCCTTGAGCTCCACGGTCCCGTTCTCGCATTTGGCGCTGAACACAGGGCGGCCCTGCATGTCGAACAGGTCTACCCTGGCGGAAGCCATCCCCGTCAGGTGCAATACACTGCCCGCGACATGGAGAGAAGCGGGTAGCCTTGCAACCGAGGGCATAATGGCATCGGTCGTATCCTTGGTCGTGGTATCTTTGACCGTGGTGTCCTTGGCGGTGGAATCATTCGCCGTCGTGTCCTGCTTGGTTGTATCGGGGATAAAGCTCTGCTTGTACGGAGAAACCACGCTTTCGACCGGGTGCTCCTTGAGGCTCGCCATAAGGCTGTCGAACGCAGGCTTGGGCCGTAAATTGTCGTCGTAGATAAGCCCCTTTTGCCTGTTAAGGCCGCCAAGCCAGCTCCACTTGTCACTCACGCCCCAAATGAGGAACGTGCCCATGTTGGGTTCTTCGAGGAACACATCCATGTATTCGCGGTAATTGCGGCCCTGGCGCGCCAGGTCGGCGCTAGAGACGTTGATGCCGCTCTTGAAGCCAATGTCGAGCTCGGTAATGTTCAGCTTGACCCCGAGTTTGGCGAGCTCCCTCGCAAAGGCGCGGAGGCTATCCGGGGAACCGATGAAGTGCTTGTCGGTGGTGGTGTCCTCGACGTGCGTCTGGGAACCCACGCAGGTGATAGGAATTCCATTGGCGACCCAGCGCTTGACCTGCTCCAGCACGAACCCGGCCTTGGCTTTGGGGCTGATTCCCTGTTCAAGGTTGTAATCGTTGTAGCAGAGCTCCGCATCCGGGTCCACGGCGTGCGCCCACACGAAGGCGGAGTCGATGAACTCAGGGCCAATTCCCTGGTACCACACAGAATAGCTGCGCCACATGGGCTCGTTGTTGCTTACCGCTTCGTTTACCACGTCCCATTCGTCAACTTGGCCTTTCCAGTGCCCAACGACTTTTTCGATGTGGTTCTTGAGCACGGCGAGAAGCTTTTTCTTATCGTTCTTGTAGTTGTTTACCCAGTTTGGGACCTGGCTATGCCAAGCAAGAGCGTGACCGCGGACGCGCATGCCGTTGGCTTTGGCATACTTGACCATCTTGTCGCCGTTGCCATAGTTGAAGCGGCCTTCCTGGGGTTCAGTGGCGTCGAACTTCATCTCGTTTTCGGCGACGACCACATTGAACTGGGTCTTGTGAATTTTTTCGTAATCACCGGGAAGTCCTCCGCCGAACCACTGGGAATTCAGGATGGCGCCGACGTAGCGGCCACGTTCCTCGGCAAGGGATCTGAGGGTGGGTTCCTGGGCGTAGGCGCTCACCGCACCAGCTCCAAATAGGGTCGCGGCAAGTATAGCCGCCATAGCAGAATGTGATTTATGCATTCTTTGTACTCCTTTGTATGCCCTAACCCTAATTTAACCCTGCGTATAAAATAAACAAAAAAAAGAATGCAGGACGTAAACAAAAATATGCAATCTGGTTTTGCTAAAATTTTTAGTTTTTTAATGAAAAAAGCAAAATCACGAGCCGAACCCATGGTTCAAGGAGCAAAAAAATGACCCGTCACTTGAAACTCGTTTTCGCCATGTCGGCAATGATTGCCACTGCAGCCACGTTCACCGCCTGCGAAAAGCAGAGTGCCGAACAAACTAAAACACAGTCCGCGCCCCAGACAAAGGCGGCCCCACAGCAGTCCAAGTCGGTGGTGGTCTACTACTCACAAACAGGCTCCACCAAAAAGCTCGCGCAAATTTTCAAGAACGCCCGCAATGCCGACGAATTTGAACTGACGCTAGAAAAGCCCTACCCCTCCACCTACGACAGCACCATCGCCGAGGTCCGCGCGGAGCGCGAAACCAAGCAGTGGCCCGCGCTGGCGAACGCCAAGCTCGAAGTCGCCAAGTACGACACCGTATTCTTGGGCTACCCCATCATGTTCGGTTCCTTTGCACCGCCAATTTACTCATTCCTAAGCGCAAACGACCTGGGCGGCAAGGTGGTTGTGCCGTTCTGCACCTATGGCAGCGGCGGACGCAAAGCAAGCTCCGAAGAACTCAAGACGCTTGAACCAGGCGCAAACGTAACGCTCGCCTATGGGATTTCGAACAAGAGAATCAACGCCGAGAACGGCACCGAAGTCGCCGTGAAGGAAGTGGAAGGATTCTTCGCCGACTTGGAAACCGGCAAAACCGAGGCAATGCTTATGGGCGGGTATTCGGAGCAAAAGCCCCTTACCGTCGAGGATTCCGCCGCCTTCGCCGAAGGCACCAGGGACTACGCCTACCTGAACTTGAAGCCGCTCAGCGTCTCAAAACAGGTTGTTGCCGGCATGAACTACCTATTCGTGTGCGAAATGAAGGCGTTTGGTGGCCCCGCGGTGCAAGCGAACGTGAAAATCTTCAAGCCGCTCCCCGGTCAGGGCGAGGCCGAACTCATTGGCGTGGAACAATAGCTTCCGCAAGATTTGAGCGGGAACCCCACAAACGCTTACTCGTCTTCGCCCTCATCTGCGTTCATGACGCAACGAAGGTTGTACAGGTTATCCTTTCTTGAATTCGGGAAATCATCCACCCAAATTGACCCTCCCCAGAAAGTCACCGCACTTGCGATAGTGCAAGTAAAGGGATCGTTGTCTTCTTCAACGAGCCAGAAACCACTTCGATCCCCAATCAAATGCATGTTGAAGCCATTGGAAAGGCCGCCAGCACCGTAAGCTTCGCAATAGTTACTACGGCTTCCGTCTTCATTTAACATATCCTCCTGAACCACCGAAGAACAGAAATACTCGCTTTCGTATCCATGTTCCAGAAGCCTGCGCAAACTTTTTTCCAATGTCAAAGCTTCTTTTGCGGAAGGCACATGCCACCCGGGCGGACAAAGCCCCTGGAATCCTGTCGTATCTCTGATGGCCAGCCACTTGCGATCGTAGTCGTGTCCTTTACCCATCGCTTCGGACCAGGTATAAAGGCATTCATCCCCAACACCTTTTTCACAGAGGGTGTCTTCGGGCGAATACTTCATGTTCTCCGCCATCCAAATCTGATCTCCGAATTTAATGACTTTATATGTACTAGAATCGCGCGGATCGATAATGGTCGAATCCTCGTTGATTATAGTAGAGAGCACTATAGACGAACTGCTTTCTGGCACAGTCTCGCTAGACGTGATTTCTTCTGAAGAAGAACTTGGCAAAGGTTCTTCTTTTGCGCCCGATGACGAATCGTCCCCGCACGCAATCAGGGTAACGGCCAAAATGGAGCAAGCAGCAAATAAAGGATAAAATTTCATCTGTAACTCCCGATGTTAAAGTGTTTAGTATTTTAAATATACATTCTTGTTGGGGACAAAGTCTGCGCCATACTCAACCAGCACCTTTCCAAAGAAGCGCCCCTGCAAATCGAAAGCCTTCACCAAGCGCGACGTTTTGAGGTCACGAGAATTGCGGACAGCTTTCCTGAAAATCGGCGTCGTGCTACCCGAGCTCATCCCGTATTCGAACGCACCCAAGTCAGGTGCTTCGCCCACAAACGGGAACCCGAGATCTTCGCCCTTGTCGATGGCACGGCTCCCCTTCTTGAGTTTCAAGAAGCCCACATCGGGCAAGCTACCGTCAGCGTTACGCGGGCCCAAGATTCCCGAAATCGTCGAGAGGTCCTTGCCGGTGACGGTCATGCTCGGGTCATCGAGACTCTCAAAATCGTCTTCGGTCAGGTCGAGTTTCAGGTTCCAAGTGTTGTTTTCGCCGGCGGGGCATTCCACGTAGTGGTCGATGCCCTGGCTCGGTATATACTCCCAGCATTCCCCGACTTGAGAATTCTTGTTCGGGAAGGCGATGTTGTTCTTGAGCACGTGCGCGTTGTCGCCGGTGAGGGGCGCCACCTCGGCAATGCGGTTCCCCTGAGAATCGAAGAGCGTCGATGCCATGGCAAATTCGCGGTCCTTGTTCATGTACGACGTGTTGTTGAGCCACTTGCTGCCCACGCCGGTATAGTTTGCATAAAAGCCCGTCGCCTTGTTTTTCCAGGCGGCGCAGAACTTGATGGTATGCCGCCCGCCGCCGAGGGTGCTCTCACCCATCTTGATGCCGTGACCGTTGCCGTTCTTCGGGTTTCCAAGTCCGTAATCGCTGTAGCCGTTCCCCATGGCGTAGCAGTTCTCCAGCACCACGGGGAATTCCTGGTTGATGAAGTCGAAGCCATCGTCGCTGTTCCACCAGGAGCGGCACCCGATGAACTTCGTGGTATCACCCTCGCCGGGTTTCTGGTAATGCGCGCCGAAGCCGTCGGCATTTTCGCCGTCGCCCTGCCAGCCCAAGGGGTCGTAGTTGTCGTGGGCATCGCAGTTCAAGAAGATGTGTCCGCCGCCATCTGGCGCGCCGTCGTTCGCGAAGAACCCGGGGCCTGCGTTGTGGTGGCTGTCCATATTTTCCAAGAAGATGTGCTTGCTCGCGTAAAGAAACACGCCGGAATTCGAGTTGTGCTTCATGGGCGTGTTCCGCACCTCGAAACCCTTCAAATGCAAATACTTTGCCGAAATCACGATGGGAGACGTGTACATCGCGCCTTCGGGAGTGCCGTCGCTATGGTCCGTGCCTGCGGCCACGGGGAGGTTCGCGCCGTCAAAAATCGGGCGCTCGCCCGGGTAGGCCAGGTAATGGATGCGGTTGTCGTCGCTCTCGCCGCTTGCCGTCAAGACTATTGCCGCAGTCATTTTGTACCGTGCAAAAAAGACGGTATCGCGCAGGTCGTAGATGCCGCCGCGAACCCACACGGTGTCGCCCGCGTGCACCACGGTATTCGCCTTGTTGAGCGAGGCGAAGGGCTTGTCCTTTGTGCCCGCGCTGGCATCGTTGCCATCGGGTGCCACGTAATACACGGCACCGAAGGATTGCAGCGCCGCGAGGGCGAGCCCTAGCGCAAAAAAGAACCTCTTTGCCATACAACCTCCACAGATGTTTATAATATAAACAAAATGTGTCGTATGCGAAACAAAAAAAAATTAGACCTAGCAAGAGCCGAAGTTGAATACGTGGCGGTTGTAGCTCGATGTGAGCAGGTAAACCTTGTCCACATGCGTCGACATGAACATGTTCACAAGGTAAGCGCGAAGGTCCGTCACCGCGCGCTCCAAGTCCGTCACGTCCATGATGACACCGTTGTCCTTCACAATAAGCGTAATTCCGCTTTTCTTTACAATGACGCTGAACTCCATGTAGATTTTGCGGCCGCGGTTGCGTTCGTAAATCGTCATGCCAAGTTCCTCAACAAGGAGCATCACCTTCGTGCGCATTGCTGTATCAAAGCCCCTCGATTCCAAAAGCGTCCCCACGTCATCGCGGAAAGCCAACAGACTCTCTGGGAAAAGCAGCACGTTTCGCATATGCCAATCACCCGAGGCCTTGAACTCGTCCAGCAAAAGCGGGAACCCCTTGCGTCCGTAAAGCAGCAGGTGCAAAACAATTGACAAAGCTAACGCCAAAAACGGCGCCACGGCAAAGCCCATCCAAAATCCGTCCGGAATAAGCGTTTGCAGCCCGAACGCACAGACGACAGGACTCAAAAAGACGATCATAACAATCATCGATATCGAAAGCACCGGTTGCTCATGCTCATAGTAGGCGGCATATACCTTTACGATCGCCATCGGCAGCATGCCCACGGCGGCGGCACGCACAGCAAGCACCGCTGCGCCCACCAGTTCACCCGAATGGATGTGAAACAGGTGCACCACCCACGGGGCAAACAAAAAGAGGGCGACCGATACGAGAACGCCTTCCTTAAAAAGTGTGTAATTCACAAACCGCATCGCCTGCGCAACGCCGTTCCCGTTCTTCTCGCCGCGGTAAATATTGATGAGCGGTTCCGCCGCAAGCCATACCCCGTTAAACAGCACGCCCATTTCGATGAGTTCGTACATCATCGAGAGTACGGGCAACGGCCCCGTACCGTGCACTGTGATAAAGTAATGGTTCGTTACAGCAGTAAACAACGTAAAAAAGAGGAACTCGAGCGATTCCGCCATGCTGAACCGCACTACCGAAGCGCTATCGCGGGCGGTCACGTGCCATATAAACTTGAGGGTATTCGTCTTCTTGAAAAAATGCACGGCAAGCACAAGCGTGCTCAGGACATTCGCAAGGAGCGTACCGAGCGCAATGCCCTCCATGCCCATTTGACGGCCCAGCAAAAACGAGAGCGCAGCGTTTGAGCCGAGCAGCACCGTATAAGACGCATTACAGATTTTCACGTCGCCGTCGGCATACACCATCTGCTGCAAAAAGCAATTCACCGGGATGGCAAAGGCCACCCACACAAAATAACGGTAGAACTCGTTGACATAGTTGCCTAAATCTGGGTCCACCCCCACAAAGTTCAATATGGCAACGCGGGCCATGAAGAACAAGGCAAGGAGGGCAAGGCCAATCACCGTCGAAAGGATGAGCCCCTGGCCAAAGAACCCATTGGCGCGAACCCGGCACAAGCGCCCAATTTCAATCGAATAGCACACGCGGCTTCCAACCATCACGATCGCGCTCACAAAGAACACGAACGAAAACATGGGTGTAAACATGGAAACGGCGGCAAGCGCCTTCTCGCCCAACACCTGTGCCGAGACCACTTTGTCTACGAGCACGTTCGCGATTTCTACACACGCAGAAACCGACGCCGTAAAGAGCATCGACTTGAAGCGCCTGCCGCAAAACGTGTCGTTTATTTTCATTTGGGACTATGCGAGCGTCAAGATATCGCTGAAGCCTGTGACGTCAAAGATCTCCTTCACTTCGGGTCCGGCGTTCTTGATGACCATGGAACCCTGCTTGTTCATCACCTTCTGTGCCGAAAGCAAAATGCGGAGGCCCGCCGACGAAATGTAGGCGAGTTTCGCGAAATCGAACACAAGGTTCTTGACGCCATCGAGCTTTCCCTGGATCTCGTTGCCGAGTTCGGGCGCGGTAAGCGTATCAAGGCGACCTTCGAGGCTCACTGTCAGTGTATCGTTTTCTTGTATCTTTTCAATTTTCATATTGACCTCTTTTTTATTATCAAACTTTTTTTGTAATGATCTTTGTGAGCGTGAGCTGGTTCTTTTCGCCATTGCGCTCATACTCAAGCGAATCCATCATCTTTTTCACAATAAAGATGCCGAGCCCGCCCACGCCGCGCTCTTCCGCAGAAAGCGTCACATCCGGATCGTCCTTTTCGAGCGGGTTATAGGGCTTGCCGTCGTCCACAAACGTCAATTTTATTGCCGACGGGTTGTCCATAATGTAAATCGTCAGCGTCACCTCCGTGGCACCGGAGTAACTTACAATGTTGCTGAACACCTCGTCAATTGCCACGTCCATCTGCGTTATGGTCTTCATGGGCGTATCCGTATTCCCAAGAACGCCCTCCACGAACGCGGTGAGCCTTTCCAGGTTTTCGACCTTCGGGAACACCTTCACCGAGATTGACGTACCGCCGCAAATAAACTTCACCGCGAGCATCGTGATGTCGTCGAACTGCGGGGCCGAGCCAAC encodes:
- a CDS encoding STAS domain-containing protein, translated to MKIEKIQENDTLTVSLEGRLDTLTAPELGNEIQGKLDGVKNLVFDFAKLAYISSAGLRILLSAQKVMNKQGSMVIKNAGPEVKEIFDVTGFSDILTLA